A segment of the Bacillus sp. es.034 genome:
TCTCCAGCATCCGAATTCCTTGGCTGCGGAGATGGCGCAAACTGTAAGTATGTCTCAAGAAAAGTTTGAACACCAAAATTCGTTAATGCACTTCCGAAGAAGACTGGAGATAATTCTCCATTTGCAATGCGTTCACGGGAAAACTGGTTTCCAGCTTCATTCAGCAACAATACATCTTCAAGAGTCTGATGATAGAGATTGCTTTCTTTAAGAGGGTGCTCTCCCTCAATTTCACCTTCATCATTTAATGGAATAAAGCGATCATCTTCTTCTACCCGAAATTGCTCGATGCGATTATGGAAGCGGTCATAAATTCCTAAGAATTCTTTCCCCATTCCTATCGGCCAGTTCATTGGATAAGATTGAATTCCCAATACTTCTTCAAGCTCTTCCAATAACTCAAGTGGTTCACGCCCTTGGCGATCAAGCTTATTGATGAAGGTGAAGATTGGAATGCCTCTCATTCGACAAACTTTGAATAGTTTCAAGGTTTGTGCTTCAATCCCTTTCGCTGAATCGATGATCATCACAGCACTGTCAACAGCCATCAATGTTCTATAGGTATCTTCGGAAAAGTCCTGGTGACCAGGTGTATCCAGGATATTCACCCGGTAATCATCATAATCGAAGGCCATGACAGAAGAAGTGACAGAAATTCCTCTCTGCTTCTCGATTTCCATCCAGTCAGATGTTGCAAACTTACCTGATTTCTTTCCTTTAACTGTTCCAGCGGCGCGAATCGCACCTCCGAATAATAGTAGCTGTTCTGTTAAGGTTGTTTTCCCAGCATCCGGGTGGGAAATGATGGCGAAAGTCCGTCTTGACTGAACTTCCTGTATAAAGTCTATTTTCATTCATAAAATCCTTTCTCGTCATTCTCACTTTCTCATCATATTCGTTCTAAAGTAACAATGCAACAAAGAATGGAGCAAGAAGCCACGGTTTACCGCTTTCAAGAATAATAAGTTCAGGGTGCATCGTTTGTTACATCTCCTTGGTCCATTGGACGATTCGTGAACTTAACGTCTCAGCTGTTTCCTGTGGGATCCTTTCCACTAATGAATGGAGCAATTTTGATTGAATTTCTTCATCCTGATAAAAGAAAGAATACGACCATTCAATCGCAGGTACAGCAATCAGAAAGAACTCTTCCTTCTTGTTTTCATAAATATATACTTTTTGTTCCAAGCCTTCCAAAAAATTTTTTCTGATCTTCATTATTGTATCCCCTTTCATGAAAACGCTGTATTTGCGCATACTATTGACGATGTTGTCCGTACAACTTTCGACAAATCTTGCAATTGTAGGTTGTCAGACGTCTGAAAGAATTGTAAAATAAAAATCCGAAAGCATCAAGTTCCAATCATACTTATCGAAGAGGTGAAAGAAGTGCAATATTTATGGGGTATCATGGGTATCATTGTCGTTATGGGAATTGCTTTTGCATTTTCTAAGAACAAAAAGCGGGTTAATGTCAGAACAGTCCTTGGAGGACTTGCCATACAGTTATTTTTCGCTTTTATCGTGTTAAAGACCTCTTGGGGACAGGGCGCACTTAAAGGATTGACCGAAGTGGTGAATGCCATCATCAATTATTCCAACGAGGGGATCACCTTCCTTTTTGGAGGACTTTACACTGAGGAATCAAACATAGCGTTCATTTTTGCATTCAATGTACTTCCTGTCGTTATTTTCTTCTCTGCTTTAATCTCGGTTCTTTATTATCTTAAAATCATGCAATTTTTCATTAAGATTTTAGGCGGCGGTTTGTCTAAACTGTTGGGAACAAGGAAAGCGGAATCTTTGTCTGCCGCAGCGAATATTTTTGTCGGACAAACAGAAGCACCATTAGTGGTAAGACCTTTCTTAGCAAAAATGACTGAATCAGAACTTTTCGCCGTCATGACAGGAGGATTGGCATCAGTTGCAGGTTCTGTCCTTGTCGGTTATTCTCTTTTAGGAGTTCCACTTGAATACCTACTTGCTGCAAGCTTCATGGCTGCACCTGCGGGACTTGTCATGGCCAAGTTATTTGTGCCTGAAACGGATGATTCTCCGGAACCTGAAGCGTTTGAAATGGAAGCGGATTCGGAATCAGCCAATGTGATCGATGCTGCTGCCAATGGGGCCAGTGTAGGTCTGCAACTTGCTTTGAACATTGGAGCTATGCTACTTGCATTCATCGCTCTTGTCGCCATGATCAATGGCTTACTTGGATTAGTAGGCGGGTGGTTTGGGTTTGACAGCCTTTCACTTCAGCTTATTCTTGGGTATGTATTTGCACCTCTTGCCTTTGCAATCGGTGTACCATGGCATGAAGCCGTTACAGCAGGAAACTTCATCGGGCAGAAGCTAGTCATTAATGAATTTGTAGCGTATTCAGCTTTTGCTCCGGAAATCGGAAACCTATCTGATAAAACAGTAGCAATCATTTCATTCGCTCTTTGTGGATTTGCGAATCTTTCTTCCCTGGGAATATTACTGGGAGGACTCGGAAACCTCGCACCAAATCGCAGGGGTGATATTGCCCGTTTAGGATTAAGAGCAGTCGCTGCAGGTGCACTTGCTTCATTATTGAGTGCTGCCATTGCCGGGATGTTCATTTAATTCACCGTTTCATCAAAGAAGCCATCCACTAGCGGATGGCTTCTTTTTCTTTATATGATGTAGGATGTCCCGGCATGAACAGTGCACCATTTGCTAGGCAGATTCTTTTTTTGCCCGCTTTCTTCGCTTGATACAATCGTTCATCGGCAAGTGCGATCAGCCTTTCAGGTTCCAGGGATTCGGTTGATTGAGACTGACCGAAGCTCATGGAAATGGCTATGGGATCCAAATCTTTCAACTGTCCGTATAGTTCCTGAAGAAACCGTTGAATGTTACGCTCCTCCATATGGGGTAAGATAAAGACAAACTCTTCTCCTCCATACCTGAAGGCCTGCCCATTGTATGCTTCGGCATGTAAACGGAAGACTTCCCCCGTTTTCCGAATGACATCATCCCCTGTCAAATGACCGTACTCATCATTCACCTTTTTGAAATCATCTATATCTCCCAGTAATAGCAAAAAGGATTCCTTCTCTTCCAATTTGCTTCTGAATCTTTCCTGAAACGAACGATGATTAAACAGTCCTGATAAATAGTCCTTATGGGCTAGGTTATGGTAGGCTTCTTTCTGGACATATTGAGCACGCTCTCTTAACATGATCAATGCTCCAAATAAACCGATGATCCAGAGAAAGAACAAGTTGGACGTCAAAGTGAAATAATGCTGAAATTGAAAGATGTCGACTGTCATAAAGCCCATCACAGCATAGGCTACACTGAAAACAGACAGGGAGACGAGTGCACCCTTCGTCCTCCAGTAAATTGTTGCGTGCATCACGAAAAGAATGGATATGGGATAAAGGGGACTATGTATCCCCTGTGATAAGACCATCAGCCAAATCAATGCCAGAAAATCAAAGACGATCCCCGCCTTCAGTATGAATTGAAGACTCTGATTGTCCTCCCTCGCCCGTATCAATGCAATTTGAGTCACCAGCATATAAATGATTCCTGATACCAATAAATAAGGAAAGACCGTTTTGTTCGTTGAAATATTTTCTGAAAATGGAGGTATGTAAAAGATGAGCGTGGCGATCAGGACAAACAGCCATCTCAAAGTGGAAAACAATTTTTCTGTTTCATAGTCATTTAAATATAACGAAAACTTCATACGCTTCATTCTCTCATCTTTTAATGTGTACTTTAAATTTACCAAAGATTGTGAATTTCGTCTATCCTCATCCACAAAAAAACAGACCAACATTTGTCGTATTGGTCTGTTCCACAATCGATATTATTCAGATATGCCGTATTTGAGCTGGCTTTCTTCCGCAGCAATCTCTTTATCGCTGTGGGGATATTTTGTATTCTCGATAATTTGATAGTCCTCATGGCCTTTTCCCGCGAAGATGATGATATCTCCCGGTTCACTGACTTCGATGGCATGTTTGACGGCTTCAGCACGATCCCCGATGAGGGCATATTGCTCATGCTGCATGCCTTTTTCCAGATCGTTCAAAATGCTATCATATTCTTCATACCTTGGGTCATCCGTAGTCAGAATGACGTAGTCTGCGAGTGATGCTTTTTCTGCCATTGTCGGACGTTTTGTCTTATCACGGTTTCCACCTGTACCGACCAGGAAGATGATTTTATTCTCCTTGAACGGAAGAACAGATTGGATGGCATTTTCAATGGCATCAGGTGTATGGGCATAATCGATGTACACAGAAAGCGGTGCCTTCATGTCTACCTTCTCCATTCGCCCATTAACCGGAGGCAGGTCGCGGATGATTTCCACGAGTCTTGTGATGTCCATCCCCCTTGCATACAGACATGCCATGGCAGTCAGTACATTATAGACATTGAATTTCCCTAAGAGCTTCATTTCGACCTCAAAGCTTCCTTCGGGTGAATTCAACGTGAACTTCGTCCTATCATTGAAGTATTCAATATCCACCGCCTTGAAGTCTGCATGAGCGTCAAGCCCGTAACTGATGACTTCATGTGGAGTCATGTAGCTGTAACGGTGATACCATTCATCATCGGCATTCAGGATGACATACTTTGGATTTTGAAGATCCTGCCCCAACTGGGAGAATAAAAGACCTTTTGCATATCCGTAATGCTCCATCGTCCCATGATAATCCAAGTGATCATGACTTAAGTTTGTGAATGCAACAACATCAAAATCGATTCCCCATAATCTACCGAGCGCCAGTCCGTGAGAGGATACTTCCAGGGTGAAGTTTTCAATCTTCCGGTCCAATGCACTTTGCATCATCTGTTGATTCGTTAAATTATCACATGTCGTATTTTCACTAGGCAGTAATTCACCATTCAGGTTAAACCCGATCGTCCCGGATAAAGCAGAACTCTGACCGGACCGTTTAAAAATGGAATGGATCAGATTACTGACCGTGGTCTTTCCGTTTGTGCCCGTCACACCGAAAACGGTAAGTTTCTGAGAAGGATAATCATAATATTTATTCGATAATTGAGCCAGGGCTTTGAAAGTATCTTTTACTACGACTAATGCCGCTTTACTTAAATCAATATCAAGCTGCTTTTCAGCCACGATTAAGGTCGCACCTTTTTCAACGGCCATTGCAGCGAAATCATGCCCATCCACTGTGTACCCTCTCGTACATACAAACATGGTGCCTTCTGTCACTTTCCTGGAATCGACGTGAATATCCGTTATTTCGGAAGGCAATTCACCGTATACCGTTTTTAATTTAATGCTCTCTAACAGATTATATGTAATCATTCTTTTACCTCATTTTAAGTTAATTATGTTTTTATTTTATCTTATCATCTTAGCTTTGATAAGAGAAATACCTCCTAAAATCAAAACAAATTTTTCTCACACAAATGTCACCATACCCCGTTTACATTTGCGTGAAACAAAAAAAGTCTTCCATCACCCGGTAATAAGATGATGGAAGACTGCTTGTTCATTCAATGACCATCTTGGATTGAACATAATGCCAAAGCAGATTTTCCGTATGAAGAAGGGAAGATTCATGTGTGCGTTCGTATGCATGAGACGCATCGATCCCTGCCCCTATCAATCCATGGACAATATCAAACCCTGCCCGTATGGCAGCGGAGGCATCCGATCCATAGTAGGGATAAATATCCACTTTATATTCAATCCCATTCTCTTCAGCCAATGAGACTAAATGTTTTCTCAGTCCATAGTGATATGGTCCGCTTGAATCCTTCGCACAAATCGATACGGTGAACTCATCCGTGGATTGACCGTCACCGATCGCACCCATATCGACTGCAAGATATTCAATCGTCTCGTCAGGAATATTTGAATTTCCGCCATAACCAATTTCTTCATTATTTGAAATCAGGAAATGGGTCGTATAAGGAAGCGTGATTCCTTCCGATTGAATGTGGCGTATTAACTGCATAAGCATGCCTACACTCGCTTTATCATCCAGGTGACGGGATTTTATGAACCCGCTTTCCGTGATTTCAGCACGGGGATCAAATGATACGAAATCCCCCACTTCTATTCCCAGCTCTTTTACATCTGCGGCATTGCTTACTTTTTCATCGATCCGAACTTCTATATTCGTTTCGTCGCGTTTCGCTTCACCTGCATTTTTGTAGACATGGACAGAGGTTTGATGCATGAGGATCGTTCCACTGTAGGTTTTACCTGTAGCTGTTTCAATCCTGCAGTACTCCCCTTCCACCGCATTCCATCTGAATCCACCAATCATGGACAACCGTAAACGCCCATCACTCTTGATTTCCTTGACCATGGCACCCAATGCATCGACATGTGCCGTCAGCATTCGATGCCTCGATGTATCTTCACCAGGCAGGGTGATGATGAGTGCACCCTTTCGATTCCTTTTCATTTCCACCTGTAAATCCGTGAAATATTCCTCCACAAAATTCATGATCGTATCCGTGTTTCCTGAAGGACTTGGAATTTCCACCAGTTCCTTTATTAATTGAATGGTTTTCTTCGTATCTGGATATGTATTCATTTGACTCCCTCCCTTCCCATATTATACCGTCATCTGCAACAGGACTACAAATGCTGTTTACCGAATATTCCACCGAATGCCCCTGGATTTCTTCATGCCTTCCCTTTCGAACTTCTTTCGTTTCTTCTTAATGAATGGGTGAAGGAACCCACATTGATCACAACTGTACATGACCATATCCCCTTCCACTCTCTGTCCAGTGACGTTCCATCTTGATTCTCCATACCCTTCATTCATATATAATTCGTTTTCCGTCAAGCTGCAATGACCGCAATACAAACACCCATTAAACAATTTTCCCACCGCCCCTTTTTGTACATGCCTATGAAAAGAACGGGAATACTATGAAAGGATTTGGAAAAAAGTTTAATCAACCTCCCTTTCTGCCTGCCCTACCCACATGTTAAAAATAAAGGAGTGATAACGTGAACTCATCAACATTAGACCGTTTACCACAAGGTAAAAAGCACCCCAAAGGTCTTTACCTTTTATTCTTTACAGAACTATGGGAACGGTATAGTTACTATGGAATGAGGGCCCTGCTCGTTCTTTACTTAACGACAGCCTTCGTAAGCGGAGGCTTGGGAGTGGATCCTGCAAAAGCGTTGTCCATTTATGGTATTTATACCGGCAGTGTTTATTTCACCCCTATATTAGGAGGATGGCTGACGGATCGATACATCGGGCTGAGAAAGGCGATCACCATTGGAGGAATCACCATGGCATGTGGAGATTTCACCATTTTCCTGACTCACTCCCAAATCGGCTTATATGCAGGACTTGCCCTCCTCGTTCTTGGGAACGGTTTTTTTAAACCGAATATTTCCACCCTCGTAGGGGAGCTATACCCACGGAACGATAAACGAAAAGATGCCGCCTTTACCATATTCTATATGGGAATCAACCTGGGAGCATTATTTGCTCCACTCATTGCAGGTTTTCTTGCAGAGGACCTGTTCCTCACCACCATGGCGGACGGAACGATGCATTATGGATTCAAATGGGCATTCCTTGCCTCCTCCATCGGAATGATCATTGGGCAGATCATCTTCAGTGCTTTGAACAATAAATATCTTGGCGACGTCGGTTTGAAGCCGAATAAGGTATTGGCAGAAGAAGCCAATGAAGACAGGGATGTGCCTTTGACCAAGAAGGAAAAGCAGCGTACTACGGCCATTCTCATCCTTGCATGCTTTGTCGTATTTTTCTGGGCGGGGTTTGAACAGGCCGGGAGTTCATTCACTCTCTATACAAAAAATTTCATCGATCGTGACGTGTTCGGTTATACCATTCCCGTTGCGTGGTTCCAATCCGTCAATCCATTATTCATCGTCATCCTTGCACCGATCCTCTCAAGTGTCTGGTTACGACTTTCCCGATCGAAAAAGGGAGATTTAAATATGACGACGAAAATGGGGATCGGAATGATCCTACTCGGCCTGGGATTCATGGTCCTCATTCCTGCAGTCATGCAAACCGGGTCCGATGAACAAAGCATCACAGTAAAAGCCAATCTCCTGTTCATCGTTTTTACGTATTTGCTTCACACATTAGGAGAATTATTTCTGTCCCCTGTCGGATTGTCTCTCGTCAGTAAAGTCGCCCCCGTGAAGATCGCCTCTCTCCTGATGGGGGTGTGGATGGCTGCGATCGGGGTGGCAAGCTTACTTGCAGGTCAACTTGCTTCACTCACCGCGACTCTCGGGTATTTAGAAATATTCGCCGTCATAGGGGCAACTGCCATCATTTTGGGAATAGTACTATTGACCATTTCGAAGAAGCTCGTAGTCATGATGCGTGAAGAGAACCACCTATCATAAATAGAAATCGCCCGGCACCAATGCCGGGCGATTTCTATTTTAATGTTTTCTTCGCCACACTACCGTTCAACAAGCCCCCGATCAACAGGATGGTTGAGGATATATAAAACCAAACCACCAGCGTAATGACACTCCCCAACTGACCGTAAAATTGGGAATAATCATTCAACTTCACATAAGTTCCATACAGCCACGATACTCCCTGCCACCCGAATGCCGCAACCAGTGCGCCAGGGATGACATGGAGAAATGATATCCTCTTACTTGGGACGACCATATACAGAAAGACAAAGAGGATGAACATGAAAACAGAGCTCAATCCCCATTTGCCGATCACCCAGGCCTGACTCCACTCACCGTTAATTTTACCTTCTGTAAATCGTGCATGACGGACATACTCCTCGACAACCGGTACGATAAGGGAAAACGAAATGAGGACCATGAATCCGACCGTCAATAAAAGATCATAAAACAATGCGATTAAAAAGGGTTTCTTCCTTTCGATCCCGTATGCCTGATTCAACGAACGTACCATCGATTGGACCGCCATCGAAGAAAGCCAGAAGGTGAAGAAAATGGAAACCGACAAGACGTCCCCTCTCTGGTCATATAGAATGCGTTCAATATTATCCTGGATGATGGCGTATGATTTATCAGGGGCAAAAGGTTTGATCAAGAGCAGCACATTGGTCTCAGATATGGGCAGATAACTGATTAATGAAAACACGAAAAGCAAAAATGGGAAAATGGATAACAATAAGTAATAGGCCAACTGCGCTGAGTGATCGAAGAAGCGTTCCTTGAAAAATCGAACAGTCACCGTCTTAATATGATGTATGATATTCATGGTTTTAACTCCTAGGCAGGAAAAGATACTATTATTTTCCCCTTTAAGATCCGATTCAATCCTCTTTGAACCGTTTTACTGAATTCATCGACCAAATGGCGCATCCTTCCATCCCCATTCAAAAAATACCGAGCTTAAAACCGAGGGAGGATTTACGTGCTCCCTTCAAGAAATATATATAAAAGGGGATCAATCAGTTGCATCTCTGAATCCACACAGAAGAAAGGGAGAATCTTTATGGTTAACAAGAACGATTCCATGGGGAATGAAGAAGTATATACGGATTTTATCAATAGGATGACATATGGTGAATATCTGGGGCTTGATACGTTATTGGGCAGTCAAAAGCGTTTATCCGGTCACCACGATGAAATGCTGTTCATTATCATCCACCAAGTCAGTGAACTATGGATGAAACTGATCCTGCATGAAACCAGGGCAAGCATCGCCTCCATTCAAAAAGGCGAACTGTCCCCGGCATTTAAAATGCTTGCCAGGGTTTCAAAGATACAATCCCAGATCATCCATGCATGGGACGTGTTATCGACCCTCACTCCATCAGAGTATGTCCAATTCAGGGACAGCCTTGGTCAAGCCTCCGGGTTTCAATCATATCAATACAGGATGATTGAATTCGCCCTGGGATATAAAACCAGCCATGTTCTTCAAATTTACAAAAAAGATCCGGAATTATTAGCCCAGCTTACCGAAGCCTATGAGGCCCCTTCCCTTTATGATGTTTCCATCCTTGCTTTGGCGGGTGCCGGGTTGCCTATTCATGAAGATGTGAAGAATCGTGATTATACAAAACCCTACAGTGAAGACCAGTCGGTACTTGAAGCCTGGACGACCGTCTATAAGAATCCAGATCAATATTGGGACCTTTATGAGTTGGCTGAAAAATTAATCGACATTGAGGATTGGCTTCAGCAATGGCGGTTCCGCCATATGAAAACAGTCGAAAGAATCATCGGTCACAAAATGGGGACCGGTGGCTCAAGCGGTGTCGGGTATTTGAAAAAAGTGCTTGACCACCGCTTTTTCCCTGAGCTTTGGAATGTGCGCACGACCCTTTGATTCAGCTTTTACACATACTATTTTAAACGTTTTTAGAATACATGCACTATTCACATTCCTTTAGCCTATTTTTATTAATGGAAGTCCTCAGGGTTGCCATAAATAAAATTACCTGATAATATGTAATAGAATTATTTTTGTTCGGAATGGAAGGATGGACAAAGTTTTTAAAGCTTTTCGCCTTGAAGTTACATGAGCAAGAATAGTAATACATTGTGTGGAGAACACACGAGGAGGTAACATTATGTTAGAAGGTACAGTTAAATGGTTTAACGCAGAAAAAGGTTTCGGATTCATCGAGCGCGAAGGTGGAGACGACGTGTTCGTACACTTCTCAGCTATTCAAGGCGAAGGATTCAAAACTTTAGAAGAAGGTCAAAAAGTTTCTTTTGAAATCGTTCAAGGAAACCGTGGAGACCAAGCAGCTAACGTTACTAAAGCATAATTTATGCTTACGGAAAGACTCTACTCTGTAGAGTCTTTTTTCTTTGCCATCCACTCACATAGTGTATACAATATTCTTAACTAGTTTTCTGGGAGGATTCTATGTATGGCAAAACACTCGTTTCATATCTCGACTGAATGGCCGGGTCTCAGGAATGATACAGGCACCTTGAGCTCGGAACATTTTCATACGAAAATTTCGATCCCACCTGAAATGGACGGTCCAGGGATCGGGACAAATCCTGATGAAATGCTCCTTGGAGCTGCGGCTACCTGTTATATCATCACGCTTGCAGCGATGCTGGAAAGAAGCCATATAGAAAAAAAAGACTTAACCATGACTTCCGAAGGAATTGTAGAGGTAGAAAAAGGGGTCATCACGTATAAAGAAATCATTCATCGGCCAATCCTGTCACTCGGTTCTACTGCCAGTGAGAAAGACATTGCACTTTCCAAGAAATTAATGCTGAAAGCTGAACAGTCATGCATGATCACCCGTGCCCTCATGGGAAATGTATTGGTGAAGGTAGATCCAGAAATACATATGTAGCAAACAAAGAAGGGCATCCGACCGGATGCCCTTCTTTGTTTGCTCACGACTCTGCGTGAACAAGTTTCACGAGCATATGTGAAAGCATATGCTGTTCGTCTTTATTTCCCGCTTTCCATAATTCATATAACAGCTTCTCTTCCCTGTTTTTCGGTTCTTCATGAGCTGCAAGATAGTCCCCTACCTTCTGTGCTGCCTTTGCCTGCTGCTCTTCATTCATCCCAAGCTTATCTGCTAAGGAAACCTTGTCACCTAAGTATTTTTTGAAATGATCAAAGTTTGAAAGAATGTCCTCTTTTTTGTCCTGGGACATGCGATCCATTGTACTGTCTACCTTCGACTCCATCTTTTCTTCTGTAGAATGATTTGCCATGCAGCCAACCTCTCCTCTCACTAATCTACTATGTATATTCCCAGCAGTGGAATTACTAAACCTTTATTTTCTTTTATTTGGAAAATACACTCGACTCTCTCTGTATAGTTTATTTCCTGCACGTAATGTGTAAACAATACGGAGATAAAGCTAAACAACTTTTAAGGAGGACAAATGAGTATGAGTTCAAAGAAGGTAGCGATCATTACGGGAGCAAGCA
Coding sequences within it:
- a CDS encoding SACOL1771 family peroxiredoxin — encoded protein: MAKHSFHISTEWPGLRNDTGTLSSEHFHTKISIPPEMDGPGIGTNPDEMLLGAAATCYIITLAAMLERSHIEKKDLTMTSEGIVEVEKGVITYKEIIHRPILSLGSTASEKDIALSKKLMLKAEQSCMITRALMGNVLVKVDPEIHM
- a CDS encoding YueH family protein — its product is MKIRKNFLEGLEQKVYIYENKKEEFFLIAVPAIEWSYSFFYQDEEIQSKLLHSLVERIPQETAETLSSRIVQWTKEM
- a CDS encoding YihY/virulence factor BrkB family protein, which translates into the protein MNIIHHIKTVTVRFFKERFFDHSAQLAYYLLLSIFPFLLFVFSLISYLPISETNVLLLIKPFAPDKSYAIIQDNIERILYDQRGDVLSVSIFFTFWLSSMAVQSMVRSLNQAYGIERKKPFLIALFYDLLLTVGFMVLISFSLIVPVVEEYVRHARFTEGKINGEWSQAWVIGKWGLSSVFMFILFVFLYMVVPSKRISFLHVIPGALVAAFGWQGVSWLYGTYVKLNDYSQFYGQLGSVITLVVWFYISSTILLIGGLLNGSVAKKTLK
- a CDS encoding NupC/NupG family nucleoside CNT transporter, which encodes MQYLWGIMGIIVVMGIAFAFSKNKKRVNVRTVLGGLAIQLFFAFIVLKTSWGQGALKGLTEVVNAIINYSNEGITFLFGGLYTEESNIAFIFAFNVLPVVIFFSALISVLYYLKIMQFFIKILGGGLSKLLGTRKAESLSAAANIFVGQTEAPLVVRPFLAKMTESELFAVMTGGLASVAGSVLVGYSLLGVPLEYLLAASFMAAPAGLVMAKLFVPETDDSPEPEAFEMEADSESANVIDAAANGASVGLQLALNIGAMLLAFIALVAMINGLLGLVGGWFGFDSLSLQLILGYVFAPLAFAIGVPWHEAVTAGNFIGQKLVINEFVAYSAFAPEIGNLSDKTVAIISFALCGFANLSSLGILLGGLGNLAPNRRGDIARLGLRAVAAGALASLLSAAIAGMFI
- the kynA gene encoding tryptophan 2,3-dioxygenase; protein product: MVNKNDSMGNEEVYTDFINRMTYGEYLGLDTLLGSQKRLSGHHDEMLFIIIHQVSELWMKLILHETRASIASIQKGELSPAFKMLARVSKIQSQIIHAWDVLSTLTPSEYVQFRDSLGQASGFQSYQYRMIEFALGYKTSHVLQIYKKDPELLAQLTEAYEAPSLYDVSILALAGAGLPIHEDVKNRDYTKPYSEDQSVLEAWTTVYKNPDQYWDLYELAEKLIDIEDWLQQWRFRHMKTVERIIGHKMGTGGSSGVGYLKKVLDHRFFPELWNVRTTL
- a CDS encoding UDP-N-acetylmuramoyl-L-alanyl-D-glutamate--2,6-diaminopimelate ligase, with amino-acid sequence MITYNLLESIKLKTVYGELPSEITDIHVDSRKVTEGTMFVCTRGYTVDGHDFAAMAVEKGATLIVAEKQLDIDLSKAALVVVKDTFKALAQLSNKYYDYPSQKLTVFGVTGTNGKTTVSNLIHSIFKRSGQSSALSGTIGFNLNGELLPSENTTCDNLTNQQMMQSALDRKIENFTLEVSSHGLALGRLWGIDFDVVAFTNLSHDHLDYHGTMEHYGYAKGLLFSQLGQDLQNPKYVILNADDEWYHRYSYMTPHEVISYGLDAHADFKAVDIEYFNDRTKFTLNSPEGSFEVEMKLLGKFNVYNVLTAMACLYARGMDITRLVEIIRDLPPVNGRMEKVDMKAPLSVYIDYAHTPDAIENAIQSVLPFKENKIIFLVGTGGNRDKTKRPTMAEKASLADYVILTTDDPRYEEYDSILNDLEKGMQHEQYALIGDRAEAVKHAIEVSEPGDIIIFAGKGHEDYQIIENTKYPHSDKEIAAEESQLKYGISE
- a CDS encoding M42 family metallopeptidase, yielding MNTYPDTKKTIQLIKELVEIPSPSGNTDTIMNFVEEYFTDLQVEMKRNRKGALIITLPGEDTSRHRMLTAHVDALGAMVKEIKSDGRLRLSMIGGFRWNAVEGEYCRIETATGKTYSGTILMHQTSVHVYKNAGEAKRDETNIEVRIDEKVSNAADVKELGIEVGDFVSFDPRAEITESGFIKSRHLDDKASVGMLMQLIRHIQSEGITLPYTTHFLISNNEEIGYGGNSNIPDETIEYLAVDMGAIGDGQSTDEFTVSICAKDSSGPYHYGLRKHLVSLAEENGIEYKVDIYPYYGSDASAAIRAGFDIVHGLIGAGIDASHAYERTHESSLLHTENLLWHYVQSKMVIE
- a CDS encoding GGDEF domain-containing protein, translated to MKFSLYLNDYETEKLFSTLRWLFVLIATLIFYIPPFSENISTNKTVFPYLLVSGIIYMLVTQIALIRAREDNQSLQFILKAGIVFDFLALIWLMVLSQGIHSPLYPISILFVMHATIYWRTKGALVSLSVFSVAYAVMGFMTVDIFQFQHYFTLTSNLFFLWIIGLFGALIMLRERAQYVQKEAYHNLAHKDYLSGLFNHRSFQERFRSKLEEKESFLLLLGDIDDFKKVNDEYGHLTGDDVIRKTGEVFRLHAEAYNGQAFRYGGEEFVFILPHMEERNIQRFLQELYGQLKDLDPIAISMSFGQSQSTESLEPERLIALADERLYQAKKAGKKRICLANGALFMPGHPTSYKEKEAIR
- a CDS encoding peptide chain release factor 3, with protein sequence MKIDFIQEVQSRRTFAIISHPDAGKTTLTEQLLLFGGAIRAAGTVKGKKSGKFATSDWMEIEKQRGISVTSSVMAFDYDDYRVNILDTPGHQDFSEDTYRTLMAVDSAVMIIDSAKGIEAQTLKLFKVCRMRGIPIFTFINKLDRQGREPLELLEELEEVLGIQSYPMNWPIGMGKEFLGIYDRFHNRIEQFRVEEDDRFIPLNDEGEIEGEHPLKESNLYHQTLEDVLLLNEAGNQFSRERIANGELSPVFFGSALTNFGVQTFLETYLQFAPSPQPRNSDAGEIEPTAEDFSGFVFKIQANMNPAHRDRIAFVRICSGQFERGMTVNLSRTGKSIKLAQSTQFLADDRSTVNEAVSGDIIGVYDTGTYQIGDTLVQGKQGFQYEKLPQFTPELFVRVTAKNVMKQKHFQKGILQLVQEGAIQYYKTRTEDIILGAVGQLQFEVFEHRMKNEYNVDVKMEPIGSKIARWIENEEEVKETMSSSRSMLVKDRHDNLVFLFENDFAMRWFNDKNPDIRLYSLM
- a CDS encoding cold-shock protein; translation: MLEGTVKWFNAEKGFGFIEREGGDDVFVHFSAIQGEGFKTLEEGQKVSFEIVQGNRGDQAANVTKA
- a CDS encoding peptide MFS transporter, which codes for MNSSTLDRLPQGKKHPKGLYLLFFTELWERYSYYGMRALLVLYLTTAFVSGGLGVDPAKALSIYGIYTGSVYFTPILGGWLTDRYIGLRKAITIGGITMACGDFTIFLTHSQIGLYAGLALLVLGNGFFKPNISTLVGELYPRNDKRKDAAFTIFYMGINLGALFAPLIAGFLAEDLFLTTMADGTMHYGFKWAFLASSIGMIIGQIIFSALNNKYLGDVGLKPNKVLAEEANEDRDVPLTKKEKQRTTAILILACFVVFFWAGFEQAGSSFTLYTKNFIDRDVFGYTIPVAWFQSVNPLFIVILAPILSSVWLRLSRSKKGDLNMTTKMGIGMILLGLGFMVLIPAVMQTGSDEQSITVKANLLFIVFTYLLHTLGELFLSPVGLSLVSKVAPVKIASLLMGVWMAAIGVASLLAGQLASLTATLGYLEIFAVIGATAIILGIVLLTISKKLVVMMREENHLS